CACCACGTTGCTTGGCGGCTTCAACAACTGTGTAAAAATTAACGGGAGGATCGAGCGCAACATACTCTCTGACAGGCTTGATATAAATTTCTGATCCTTCAGGACTAAAGAGATCGGAAAACACAGCATTAAGGCTTTTTTGTTCAGAAACTTGAGCCAGCAGCCGACTAACAATTTGCTCACTGATGACAAAATCATCCGGGCGAGCCACTTGCGCCAACGCTTGATTTCGCAGATCTAAAATTTCCGTAACCACTTGAAAATTGCACTTGCGGCGGTCGGAAATATCTCGGAGGTAAAGCAGTGTAATCAAAGTTTGAGCATCAGCTTGTTCTGATTCTAAGTCAGAATGGCAGAGCACGAGAACGCGATCGTATTTAGCTAAGTCAATGCTTTCTAATACCCGACGCTCGGTAGGATTTCCCTGCGAATACCGCAGAGTTTGTTGTCGTAAGTTGAGCGATTCTGGTGATAGATTGACTTTTACATCGGGAAATTCTGCAACGACAGTAACGCTGGAGCCTAGAGCAACGTAGTAATCAAGTAGTTGAATAATGCTATAAACGCGGTTATTCCAGCCCAAAATTAAGGTATTTTCTGGGACTCCGATCGCATTTGTCTCTTTAACTTGAATCGCCTGACGATCAATTGGAATGTCAGACAGTGGCGACAAATGAATGGTACTGTCATCTTCGCTAATCAAAACAAGTTGTTCGTTGGGTTGTAATGGCGTGTTGATCGGTGGATTAAGCTGGATAGTCCCATTAGCGTGTTTCAGTCCAAGTACCGCCGAATCCTTGTAGGCTAAAAGCGCATCGCCGTAAGTCTTTCCTTGTAAAGTTGGTTCTGCTTTGATATAAATTTCATTGCCACTAAAATCAAGTAGCTCCATGTAAACCGTTGATAAGCCTGATTGTCTACAGGTTTGCACAACGATCCGCGAAATTAGATCGTTAGTGAGTAAAACCTCTATGTCGTTGCGTCCAATCAGGCTAACAATGTCGGAACTCTTGGGGTCTTGAACTTGAGCAACGATGTGATAGGGCTGGGGTACGCCGCGCGGAATACTGGTAATTGCCAGCAGGGTTTTTACGAGTTGAATATCAGCATGGGCATTGGATGAGCTTAGAATCACGATTGAGCGTGCTGTTTGAACATTCACCATCCCTAAGTCAGTAATATTGCTGGGACTGCCCGTGCGACATACTAAGCGAATTTTAGGACGTTTACCGAGAATACTAGATAGCGTATCTTCCATCTGCACTTTGTCCTCTTCGCTGAGGATGACGATGCAAGAACCGGGTCGATTGGCATTAGCGAGGGTAAGTTCTGAGATGAGGGTAAATACTTGCAGCGACCAGCCCAAAATTACAATGTGATCGGTTTCAACGACACGGGAGCGTCCTTTGCGTAAGTCTTCTAGCTTCGTATCGATGCCACTGCTGAGAACACCGATTAAGGTACTGATGAGGAAAATCCCGCCAAAGGTGACAAACAGCATGGCAAATCGAAATAGCCA
This genomic interval from Coleofasciculus sp. FACHB-1120 contains the following:
- a CDS encoding potassium transporter TrkA → MSKITLSERVRYGFDTFMARGTVALIGGLALTSLAFIFLMGFLVSITGVAPEGSDRLNPLEAVWSVLMRTLDAGTMGGDTGWLFRFAMLFVTFGGIFLISTLIGVLSSGIDTKLEDLRKGRSRVVETDHIVILGWSLQVFTLISELTLANANRPGSCIVILSEEDKVQMEDTLSSILGKRPKIRLVCRTGSPSNITDLGMVNVQTARSIVILSSSNAHADIQLVKTLLAITSIPRGVPQPYHIVAQVQDPKSSDIVSLIGRNDIEVLLTNDLISRIVVQTCRQSGLSTVYMELLDFSGNEIYIKAEPTLQGKTYGDALLAYKDSAVLGLKHANGTIQLNPPINTPLQPNEQLVLISEDDSTIHLSPLSDIPIDRQAIQVKETNAIGVPENTLILGWNNRVYSIIQLLDYYVALGSSVTVVAEFPDVKVNLSPESLNLRQQTLRYSQGNPTERRVLESIDLAKYDRVLVLCHSDLESEQADAQTLITLLYLRDISDRRKCNFQVVTEILDLRNQALAQVARPDDFVISEQIVSRLLAQVSEQKSLNAVFSDLFSPEGSEIYIKPVREYVALDPPVNFYTVVEAAKQRGESAIGYRCKADANNSGRAYGVTINPKKDRLITFASQDTIILLAEN